The region AAATAtattttgattttcaattttcagttttattttttaattttcaaacgAGGTAAGCTGGAAAAAAAATACGGTTTCATTAATCGGATTATAGTATTTACTTGCAATATTTTTTAATTGTAATATTTCACTCTCAATCTATTGTTAATCCTTATAtaattaatgaaaattaaaattcCCACTCTCAATTATTCTCTCTAATTAATCCTCATTAAGTGAATAATATATTTTTATACCTTAAATGAATTGTGTATATATATTCAAACCAACACTCAAATATAATTTTTATACATTAAGTGAATTGTATATTTTAtcattaattattaaaaatattttaataaacTTAAATGTATATTAGCttaattttaatattttcaaaaaatatatcacaattatttttatttagtaaaatagatttttaaaatatagATTATCAAACAAGCTATATTGTCCTATTTTAAAAAAACAGTTTTTACAAATTATActatcaaacatattttttcactttttaatttttaaaacaGTTTTCAAAAATTGAATAACCAAATgaattctttttattttattttctcaaaaacaaatttacaaaataaatttgtaaaacagattttaaaaattaaaattgagAAGAGATCCAAAGAGATCCTAAACATCTCAGGTACACGAGAAAATTTGGAAAAGAGCAAGTGTTTCTACGAAAGAATCAATGACTTGGGCTCAAAGCATGCACGCACTCCTTCTCAATTAGCCTTAGCATGGCTTCTACATCAGGGAAATGACATAATCCCTATCCCTGGTACTGCCATTATTTATATTTAGGAAGAATACTTGTGTTGTGTGTTCAAAATATGTGATGATTTTTTTAGCTTTCTTTATTAAGTTCTTGACATGTTCTGCCAATTTATTTTTCTGGATTTTGCTTAGTTATCTTAAAAATTACCATTCAATGAAGAAAGAAAAAGCGTGATGATATTAAAACCCTTTTCTTTGCAACTTCTTTCATATCTCTATTCAATATCTTTTTTTGGCATAATGTGCATCTTCATTGACAATTTGATAGTACCTAAAGTCTTGTCTATAAAGTATATAAATATTGTAAGCATGAGAATAAATTGATTCTATTGACCAAGTGCTTTATGATATATTTGTTTGATACCGCAGGGACTACTAAATTGAAGAACTTTGAAAACAACATTGGATCTCTGAATGTGAAGCTTACAGAAGAACAGTTAAGGGAAGTTTCTGATGCAGTCGCTGTTGAGGAAATTGCTGGTAAATGAGACTACGGTAGTTTATCGCAATATATGTGGAAGTTTTCAACTACTCCGCCAAAGTAATTGCATTGAGGGAACTGTGCAATTTAGTAGTAATAAACATTGGTTTGTATTCCACCAGTAGTATCCTTATATCTCAACAAAATAATCGCTCCAGAAGATAATGGCTGTAAAGTGAATGGGAAATAAATATTTCTTTTGTTAATGCTATTTATTTATATAAGTAAATGAGAATAAGTATAGTTAATTGCATGCCATCATAGTTGTAAGAAACATTCAGTAAACTCTACATGATTTCCCAGCTAATGTAATTTGGAAAGAAAGCATCTTGGCTAGAGCAAAAATATTGTCTGAAAACTGAAGACTTTTAGGTTCTTGGTTAATTAAGGATCATTCAGAACTACCAATTGTCTTATACAATATATCGAGCAATAGAGTATTCTAGACTATACCAAAGTAATACTACTAATAAATAGTAAAAACAACATTTGAGGTCCCGAATGTTCCAAGTTTACAACCCCTCTCTTTTAACCTCAAAATTGCGAGTGCAGCACTTTGTGGTTGTAACTGGAGCCACGTCTGTTGCTTTTAGCATGTGTGGACAAATGAAGCCACATGAATGAATTGCCTTTTATGAGCTTTTTGCCCACTACGTGGAACTTAAATATCCCTCACAATCTGCTTTCCATTCTATTCTATATAAACAACCTTCTTCAATGCTATACCTACCAAACCTTTACCATCTAAGGTGTTAGAGTTTACAAAGCCATTCTCATCCTTAGAAAATACATTGTTCTATCTCTTTGTTCTTGAGTTTTGCATTGCAACATTAAGGAACTTTTTATTATCAATGGCTGTTTCATCTTGTCAATCTATCATGTCAAGTTCTATGACCAACATTTCTAGCAGGTCTAGAGTTAACCAGTTTACCAACATCCCTTTTGTCTACATTCCAAGCCTCAGGAGGAATGTTAGCCTCAAAGTTCGATCTATGGCTGAGGTAATTATGCTTTTTCCAAACATATTTTAACCTGTAGTATTTGCTTATGTATATGTAATATGTTTGTTATTTAAGAATGATTAGTTGCTAATTACTTATTACACTGTTCAGGGAGAGCAGAAAGAGCAACCTAAGGTGCCTGTTGACCCAACTACACCAATTACACCAACACCACAACCAGCCTATACTCGTCCACCAAAGGTGACCATAGTAACACATAGTTGCTATTGTTTTTTCTGTTAGCGTATTAATGTGAAGCATAAATTTGGTCTGTATTAAAATGACTTTTTTAACATATATAAATTATGATGAAATGGCAGATGAGCACAAAGTTTTCAGATTTGATGGCATTTAGTGGGCCAGCACCTGAAAGGATCAATGGAAGATTGGCTATGATTGGTTTTGTAGCAGCAATGGGGGTGGAGATAGCAAAAGGGCAGGGTTTGTCTGAACAATTATCTGGTGGTGGAGTTTCATGGTTCTTGGGGACAAGTGTGTTGTTGTCACTTGCTTCATTGATTCCATTTTTTCAAGGGGTTAGTGTTGAGTCTAAATCTAAGAGTATTATGTCCTCAGATGCAGAGCTTTGGAATGGAAGAATTGCAATGTTAGGTTTAGTTGCTTTAGCTTTCACAGAATTTGTTAAGGGTACATCCCTTGTGTAATAGAGTTCTTCAGGGACACAGTTACAGTCTAAAGGATGGATTTGTGGTTAGAAGCCAATATAGGAAGAATTGATTCTTTATATTCTTATGATGTTACTCCTTTGAACTTCTTCATATTCCCATGTTACAAGAGAGAGTGTAATTCAACTTTCTTTATACTCAAAAGAGCTTCTCTAATTTCTGCATGTTAGAAAAATAAATTTTGATATATTTAAAATTGTCATTACAATGCTAAGATAAGGTTATTTAAATTATGAGGAAAAAAAATCTATTAGCATTTGATTAATAAATCTTAGATTAATATTATATAATACTAGTACTATTTACATTTATTATTTGCAACCATGGTTGTTGAATTGAAtaattgaaaataaaattgaTTACAATAAATAGTGAAatcttttattttaaaaaacttGAGTAATGCAGAAGTTTTTGGATTGAGCCAATTGTTTTATTCATGCCACTCCCACAGTAGTATATCGGATAGAGGTGCTCTAAGCCTCCTAGACTATTGTTTTGGGATATTCTCACTGAAGCCCAATGAGCCATTATTCTGAAAGAGAGAACCTAATTGACAAATGACTTACGGAAGTCTTTCTTGAAGGAGGAAATTGATTGTTGCCAAATCTCATGATTGACAAAGTTTTTTCAAGAAGTGTACAATCCTTCGCAAGAGGTGCTAGTCATAAAATTCCCTAGGAAGAATGTGAGTTGTCATTTGATGAAGGATAGGTTGAAGAAGATGCGGAAATTTACCGGATGTTTTGATATCATGGACGTTGACAATGATTTATTTACGGTCAAGTGTGAATTGCTCGTAGATAGGGAGAAATTTGTGTTAGAAGGCCCGTGGATGTTGTTTGACAATTATTTGACAGTGACTCGATGAACTCTTGACTTTGCATCTCTTATCGCAAAGATGGATAAGACTTTAGTTTGGATTCGATTTCCAGAGCTTAACTTATTATATTATGATGAAAGTGTTGTTCTTAGTTTGACATTTGTTGTGCGTACCTATGTTAAGGTAGATACTAACATCTGGAATGTAGAAAAAGGGAAGATTTATGAGAATTCACGTGGAGATTGATCTGGCCTTGTCGTTTGTCAGAAAGGTTAATGTTAAAGGCCATTGATACAATATACACTATGAAGGTCTTCACATTATTTGCTCAAGTTGTGATTGTTATGGACATAACACATGTGATTGCGGAAATACATCAATTAACCTGATGTAACCGGCCATTCTTACGGTGGCGCAACCAAGAGGTCCACCAGAATATGATGTTGTCCATGAGCATAGACTAAAGGAATTGCATCAGAAAATGGGCAATGATAGTGCCGAAATTGTAGCAAAAGAATATAGAGAAACAAATGCAATTCATGATGATTGGCTTGTGGTGTAGAGGAAAAAAATGCAACAAAATAATCAGTTATTGTCAATGGAAATCTTTATTCAATTATGCGCCTAAAGATCAGGGGAGTTCTAAAATCAAGGAAATTTATGTTTCATTAAAAGGAATAAGCCTCGACAGTAAAACTGGTGGACCTAATCAACTTGACACGATTTCCAAGAAATGACAATTTGATAAGAGTAGGCCCACC is a window of Lathyrus oleraceus cultivar Zhongwan6 chromosome 6, CAAS_Psat_ZW6_1.0, whole genome shotgun sequence DNA encoding:
- the LOC127098405 gene encoding early light-induced protein, chloroplastic-like isoform X3; this encodes MAVSSCQSIMSSSMTNISSRSRVNQFTNIPFVYIPSLRRNVSLKVRSMAEGEQKEQPKVPVDPTTPITPTPQPAYTRPPKMSTKFSDLMAFSGPAPERINGRLAMIGFVAAMGVEIAKGQGLSEQLSGGGVSWFLGTSVLLSLASLIPFFQGVSVESKSKSIMSSDAELWNGRIAMLGLVALAFTEFVKGTSLV
- the LOC127098405 gene encoding early light-induced protein, chloroplastic-like isoform X4 is translated as MAVSSCQSIMSSSMTNISTRSRVNQFTNIPSVYIPTLRRNVSLKVRSMAEGEQKEQPKVPVDPTTPITPTPQPAYTRPPKMSTKFSDLMAFSGPAPERINGRLAMIGFVAAMGVEIAKGQGLSEQLSGGGVSWFLGTSVLLSLASLIPFFQGVSVESKSKSIMSSDAELWNGRIAMLGLVALAFTEFVKGTSLV